From the genome of Aerococcus sanguinicola:
AACTCCCAATCCCTGGGCAAGTAGGTGGTTGTGGTCGGCCTGGTTTTGGTCAAGACTGTAAAAAGCGATCTGGTCCTGCTTCAGTGCCCAAAAACCAAGTCCTAGGGTCACCACAGCCAGGATAAGAAAGATAAGATAAAGCATCATGAGCCCTCCTTTCTTAGGCTTAGCTATATTCTACCGGATTTATTCTCTTAGCTGCAAATAGGAGGGCTGAGTTCTTTTATTCGCTTGCTGGCCTGGCTTGTGATAAAGTGGAGGGTACGCATTTATGATCAATAGTGATTGTTTGATTAGATTGGAGGCACTCGATTGTGCAAGTATTTGCTTACCTAAGAGCTTACCGTTGGCGAATCTTACTCGTTATTTTACTGACCTTCGGAAATGCTCTGGGTGAACTTTTTCTACCCAAATTAATGTCTACGGTGGTTGACCAAGGGGTGGCTAATGGGGATACCCAGCTGATTCTTAAGATCGGGGGCGTCATGTTGCTTGTTGTTCTCGTGACCGTCCTCTGCCGGGGCTCAGCTGCCTACCACTCGGCTAAGGCAACTATGGGCTTCTCCAGGGACGTCCGCCACCAGATGTATACCAAGGTCAACCACATGACCTTCGATGAGACCGAAGACTTCGGAATTTCCTCTTTAATTACCCGGACAACGGATGATGTCAATCAAATTGAACAAATGGCCTTGATGGGCATGCGGCCCTGGGTCCGGGGACTGTTAATGTTTGTGGGCGGGCTGATTATGGCCCTAACCACTAATCTCCGCTTGTCTTTTGTTATTTTTCTCAGTTTACCCTTAATTCTTATCGGGACCTATATTGTCTTTCGAGTGGCTTTGCCTTATTTTCCTAAGTTGCAAGCCTATCTCGACCGCATCAACCTGCTTTTCCGCCAGCGTCTGACGGGGCTGCGGGTTATTCGAGCCTTTTCTCGTAACCGTTATGAAGAAGAGATCTTCAGTGAAGCCAATGAGGACTACTACCAGACTGCCCTCAAGGTGAACCGTATTATGATTACCGTTATGCCTCTTTTGACCATTATCTTGAACTTCTCCCTAGTTGGTGTGGCTTATTTTGGTTCTCACCTGATCGACCAGGGGGACTTGCAGATTGGAGATATGATGGCTTATCTCCAGTATATTACCCAGGTACTTTCGGCTTTGATCATGATCTCTCACCTCTTAAC
Proteins encoded in this window:
- a CDS encoding ABC transporter ATP-binding protein, which codes for MQVFAYLRAYRWRILLVILLTFGNALGELFLPKLMSTVVDQGVANGDTQLILKIGGVMLLVVLVTVLCRGSAAYHSAKATMGFSRDVRHQMYTKVNHMTFDETEDFGISSLITRTTDDVNQIEQMALMGMRPWVRGLLMFVGGLIMALTTNLRLSFVIFLSLPLILIGTYIVFRVALPYFPKLQAYLDRINLLFRQRLTGLRVIRAFSRNRYEEEIFSEANEDYYQTALKVNRIMITVMPLLTIILNFSLVGVAYFGSHLIDQGDLQIGDMMAYLQYITQVLSALIMISHLLTMLPRTFTSAQRVNELLTYPTREIGGQISLQEPIQRIEARDLTFYYPGANLPALKEINFRVERGQTLGIIGGTGSGKSTLLKLLLQFYDPSAGHLLINDQDIEDLEAASVRDQMSYVPQQNFFFTKSIRDNLSYSNEAVSDDRLLNNLEIAQARDFLPEESPLDEAMIRGGNNFSGGQRQRLAIARALSRQVPVYIFDDSFSALDYQTDYELRQALQEALDQAILIIVAQRVATIRHADKILVLDNGQVKGFGSHEDLLENNQIYREIALSQGEEAVDHA